Proteins co-encoded in one Amaranthus tricolor cultivar Red isolate AtriRed21 chromosome 7, ASM2621246v1, whole genome shotgun sequence genomic window:
- the LOC130817714 gene encoding uncharacterized protein LOC130817714 encodes MEFETIKKYLEKPAKDGEPTKIHELPLRFFDPFIIHGVHIDHIESGRVLCSFNVPPRLLNTANTLHGGAIAALVDLIGSAVIFTVGAPSTGVSVEINVSYLDAALANEEIDIEAKALRVGKSIAVVSVEFRKKGSGKIIAQGRHTKYLPISSKL; translated from the exons ATGGAGTTTGAGACGATAAAGAAGTACTTGGAAAAACCCGCTAAAGATGGCGAACCCACTAAAATCCACGAACTTCCATTAAGATTCTTCGATCCTTTCATCATCCATGGCGTTCATATTGATCACATCGAATCTGGTCGTGTTCTCTGCTCCTTTAATGTCCCTCCACGTCTTCTG AACACTGCTAATACGTTGCACGGAGGTGCAATCGCGGCATTGGTGGATTTGATTGGATCGGCTGTTATCTTCACTGTTGGAGCTCCGTCTACTGGTGTTTCTGTTGAGATTAACGTCTCTTATCTTGATGCTGCATTAGCCAAT GAGGAGATTGACATTGAAGCTAAGGCTCTACGTGTTGGGAAGTCCATTGCGGTAGTTAGTGTAGAATTCAGGAAGAAAGGAAGTGGAAAGATCATAGCTCAGGGACGTCACACCAAGTACCTTCCAATATCCAGCAAACTCTAG
- the LOC130817713 gene encoding calcium-dependent protein kinase SK5-like isoform X2 — protein MTFNKASSVRFSKPTSVLPYETQNITNLYTLSKKLGQGQYGTTYLCTENSTGKKYACKSIPKRKLLCREDCDDVWREIQIMHHLAENPNVVTIKGTYEDSLHVHLVMELCEGGELFDRIVAKGLYSEREAARLIKTIVGVVEACHSLGVIHRDLKPENFLFESTAEDSPLKATDFGLSVFYQPGDTFSDVVGSPFYVAPEVLNKLYGPEADVWSVGVILYILLSGVPPFWAGKLSFSACVFSETDAGIFRQILQGKIDFETLPWPSISGGAKDLIRKMLVKDPKKRLTAYQVLSHPWIVDDTNVPDKPLDSAVLSRLKQFSAMNKIKKMACRVIAERLSEEEIGGLKELFRKIDKDQSGSITFDELRNGLRRVDSKIKESEIEDLMHAADVDENGTIDYGEFVAATLHLNKLEREENLASAFAYFDKDGSGYITIDELQLACKELGLSDHHLDEMIKEVDQDHDGQIDYGEFVTMMRKGNRGGGRRTMRSIINWEDAVESLEMSSIEAKCH, from the exons ATGACATTCAACAAAGCCAGCTCAGTGAGATTCTCAAAACCCACATCAGTTCTGCCTTATGAAACCCAAAACATCACTAATCTTTACACCTTAAGCAAAAAGCTTGGCCAAGGTCAATATGGAACCACATACTTGTGCACAGAAAACTCTACAGGCAAAAAATATGCTTGCAAATCAATACCCAAAAGGAAGCTTTTGTGTAGGGAAGATTGTGATGATGTATGGAGGGAGATTCAGATAATGCATCATTTAGCCGAGAACCCGAATGTTGTAACCATAAAAGGAACTTATGAGGATTCCCTTCATGTTCATCTGGTGATGGAGTTGTGTGAAGGTGGAGAGCTTTTCGATCGAATCGTAGCCAAAGGGCTCTATAGTGAAAGAGAAGCGGCTCGGTTAATAAAGACTATTGTAGGTGTTGTTGAAGCTTGTCATTCATTGGGGGTAATTCATAGAGATCTCAAACCTGAAAACTTCTTGTTTGAGAGTACTGCAGAGGATTCTCCTCTGAAAGCTACAGATTTCGGTCTTTCTGTGTTTTATCAGCCAG GAGATACCTTCAGTGATGTGGTTGGGAGTCCATTCTACGTTGCACCAGAAGTACTGAACAAGCTTTATGGCCCAGAAGCTGATGTTTGGAGTGTGGGTGTTATATTGTACATCTTACTTAGTGGAGTTCCTCCTTTTTGGGCAGGTAAATTAAG CTTTTCTGCTTGTGTATTTTCAGAAACTGATGCAGGAATATTCAGGCAGATACTGCAAGGAAAGATCGATTTTGAGACACTACCATGGCCAAGCATCTCTGGGGGTGCTAAAGATTTAATAAGAAAGATGCTTGTCAAAGATCCCAAGAAAAGACTGACAGCATATCAAGTGCTTA GTCATCCATGGATTGTCGATGACACAAATGTACCTGACAAGCCTCTTGATTCAGCTGTTTTATCGCGCCTCAAGCAGTTTTCCGCCATGAACAAGATTAAGAAGATGGCCTGTCGA GTCATAGCTGAGAGACTTTCTGAAGAAGAAATTGGTGGTTTGAAGGAGCTATTCAGAAAGATAGACAAGGACCAAAGTGGAAGTATAACATTTGATGAGTTGAGAAATGGCCTGCGACGGGTTGATTCAAAGATAAAGGAATCTGAAATTGAGGATCTCATGCATGCA GCCGATGTGGATGAAAATGGAACCATAGACTATGGAGAATTCGTAGCTGCTACCCTGCACTTAAACAAATTGGAGAGAGAGGAGAACTTGGCATCTGCATTTGCGTATTTTGACAAAGATGGCAGCGGCTATATAACCATTGACGAGCTCCAGCTAGCCTGCAAAGAACTCGGACTCAGTGATCACCACCTGGACGAAATGATCAAGGAGGTCGACCAAGATCAT GATGGTCAAATAGATTATGGAGAATTTGTTACCATGATGAGAAAGGGAAACAGAGGTGGCGGAAGGAGAACAATGAGAAGCATTATAAATTGGGAGGATGCAGTTGAATCTCTGGAGATGTCCTCTATAGAAGCTAAATGCCATTAG
- the LOC130817713 gene encoding calcium-dependent protein kinase SK5-like isoform X1, which produces MTFNKASSVRFSKPTSVLPYETQNITNLYTLSKKLGQGQYGTTYLCTENSTGKKYACKSIPKRKLLCREDCDDVWREIQIMHHLAENPNVVTIKGTYEDSLHVHLVMELCEGGELFDRIVAKGLYSEREAARLIKTIVGVVEACHSLGVIHRDLKPENFLFESTAEDSPLKATDFGLSVFYQPGDTFSDVVGSPFYVAPEVLNKLYGPEADVWSVGVILYILLSGVPPFWAETDAGIFRQILQGKIDFETLPWPSISGGAKDLIRKMLVKDPKKRLTAYQVLSHPWIVDDTNVPDKPLDSAVLSRLKQFSAMNKIKKMACRVIAERLSEEEIGGLKELFRKIDKDQSGSITFDELRNGLRRVDSKIKESEIEDLMHAADVDENGTIDYGEFVAATLHLNKLEREENLASAFAYFDKDGSGYITIDELQLACKELGLSDHHLDEMIKEVDQDHDGQIDYGEFVTMMRKGNRGGGRRTMRSIINWEDAVESLEMSSIEAKCH; this is translated from the exons ATGACATTCAACAAAGCCAGCTCAGTGAGATTCTCAAAACCCACATCAGTTCTGCCTTATGAAACCCAAAACATCACTAATCTTTACACCTTAAGCAAAAAGCTTGGCCAAGGTCAATATGGAACCACATACTTGTGCACAGAAAACTCTACAGGCAAAAAATATGCTTGCAAATCAATACCCAAAAGGAAGCTTTTGTGTAGGGAAGATTGTGATGATGTATGGAGGGAGATTCAGATAATGCATCATTTAGCCGAGAACCCGAATGTTGTAACCATAAAAGGAACTTATGAGGATTCCCTTCATGTTCATCTGGTGATGGAGTTGTGTGAAGGTGGAGAGCTTTTCGATCGAATCGTAGCCAAAGGGCTCTATAGTGAAAGAGAAGCGGCTCGGTTAATAAAGACTATTGTAGGTGTTGTTGAAGCTTGTCATTCATTGGGGGTAATTCATAGAGATCTCAAACCTGAAAACTTCTTGTTTGAGAGTACTGCAGAGGATTCTCCTCTGAAAGCTACAGATTTCGGTCTTTCTGTGTTTTATCAGCCAG GAGATACCTTCAGTGATGTGGTTGGGAGTCCATTCTACGTTGCACCAGAAGTACTGAACAAGCTTTATGGCCCAGAAGCTGATGTTTGGAGTGTGGGTGTTATATTGTACATCTTACTTAGTGGAGTTCCTCCTTTTTGGGCAG AAACTGATGCAGGAATATTCAGGCAGATACTGCAAGGAAAGATCGATTTTGAGACACTACCATGGCCAAGCATCTCTGGGGGTGCTAAAGATTTAATAAGAAAGATGCTTGTCAAAGATCCCAAGAAAAGACTGACAGCATATCAAGTGCTTA GTCATCCATGGATTGTCGATGACACAAATGTACCTGACAAGCCTCTTGATTCAGCTGTTTTATCGCGCCTCAAGCAGTTTTCCGCCATGAACAAGATTAAGAAGATGGCCTGTCGA GTCATAGCTGAGAGACTTTCTGAAGAAGAAATTGGTGGTTTGAAGGAGCTATTCAGAAAGATAGACAAGGACCAAAGTGGAAGTATAACATTTGATGAGTTGAGAAATGGCCTGCGACGGGTTGATTCAAAGATAAAGGAATCTGAAATTGAGGATCTCATGCATGCA GCCGATGTGGATGAAAATGGAACCATAGACTATGGAGAATTCGTAGCTGCTACCCTGCACTTAAACAAATTGGAGAGAGAGGAGAACTTGGCATCTGCATTTGCGTATTTTGACAAAGATGGCAGCGGCTATATAACCATTGACGAGCTCCAGCTAGCCTGCAAAGAACTCGGACTCAGTGATCACCACCTGGACGAAATGATCAAGGAGGTCGACCAAGATCAT GATGGTCAAATAGATTATGGAGAATTTGTTACCATGATGAGAAAGGGAAACAGAGGTGGCGGAAGGAGAACAATGAGAAGCATTATAAATTGGGAGGATGCAGTTGAATCTCTGGAGATGTCCTCTATAGAAGCTAAATGCCATTAG